One window from the genome of Echinicola vietnamensis DSM 17526 encodes:
- a CDS encoding SusC/RagA family TonB-linked outer membrane protein, translated as MKEVITLRMSWRQGMFALLSTICSLGLTDALATPSVEKNVTTIRSTHAMEKVITGTVVSSEDNSPLPGVSILLKGSGTGTVTDIDGKFTLEVPDEGAVLIFSSIGFVKQEVSVGDQTNLNITMEADLQQLGEVVVVGYGTQRKKDITGAVASVGEKDFNTGMSVAPEQLMQGKVAGVNIVQNSGQPGAASTVRIRGVNSISAGNDPLYVIDGVPMQFNSANNFVSSMQGSSPFSSEGTNPLNSINPSDIESIDILKDASATAIYGSRGANGVIIITTKNKSGGETLTYDTYVGVSNIRKTLPVLSADQYRNYAEENGLNYPDEGANTFWQDEIFRSAVSQNHNVAFGGGSAASTFRASLGYTDQQGILLSSGLKKYTARFNGTHKALEGRLRLGINMTYGKTAEDNTPISSNINNEGGNILKDAIRWAPTLPVTNPDGSYYQIGELRINPVSWVEVDDERNTNLFLGNVDVAFDIMDELTFRMNIGHNDQYVERFTNMPATHPAGETDGGRASINKLKNYSSVMEATLTYNKDLGNNTNLNLLGGYSFQRFVTEYTFTEANNFVSSSVKWNLIQSGNILSNTSYKSANRLASVFGRANLRLKDRYLFTFTLRNDGSSRFGENNRWGLFPSGAFAWNIAEEGFMKASAFDQLKLRMGYGVTGNQEIPNDLYRQQLGIAGSAVYVLGGEAIPSVLPTNYANPDLQWEQTNQLNIGLDFGFWENRLTGTIDYYEKYTNNLLLQFSTAAPSVVNTQWANVGEVENKGLEVSLNADLIIDRPFSWNMNVNFSRNRNEVTSLSNEQFSRDEIRTSPLSGVITPKDFSQIIKPGLPLGTFYGRQFTGLDENGMETYLDEDGEDGADLVVIGNANPDFIYGMTHRFMWNNFDASLTLRGVVGNDVLNNTAAEFSYTNSTPGINILESSLSSGVSRDQTAQFSSRWLEDGSYLRLDNINIGYNFDVSELGFLKRARLYVTGQNLFVLTGYSGYDPEVRTNTNGGGNAAIGIDYLAYPRPRVFMLGGSFSF; from the coding sequence ATGAAAGAAGTAATTACCCTAAGAATGTCTTGGAGGCAAGGTATGTTTGCTTTGCTGTCCACGATCTGTAGTTTGGGCCTAACAGATGCCCTGGCGACCCCCTCGGTCGAGAAAAACGTTACAACCATCCGTAGTACCCATGCAATGGAAAAGGTAATCACCGGCACGGTGGTTTCCAGTGAAGACAACAGTCCCCTTCCGGGTGTAAGCATTTTGCTGAAAGGCTCCGGAACAGGCACGGTCACCGACATCGACGGAAAATTCACCCTCGAAGTCCCCGACGAAGGAGCGGTATTGATTTTTAGCTCCATTGGTTTTGTCAAGCAGGAAGTATCCGTAGGAGACCAAACCAACTTAAACATCACCATGGAAGCTGATTTACAACAGCTCGGTGAGGTGGTAGTGGTCGGTTACGGTACCCAACGCAAAAAAGACATCACCGGTGCAGTAGCCTCTGTTGGTGAAAAGGATTTTAATACCGGCATGTCCGTCGCCCCGGAGCAATTGATGCAAGGCAAAGTGGCTGGGGTGAATATCGTCCAAAATAGTGGGCAACCGGGCGCCGCCTCCACGGTCAGGATCCGTGGCGTCAACTCCATTTCTGCGGGAAACGATCCGCTTTACGTGATCGATGGCGTGCCGATGCAGTTTAACTCTGCCAATAACTTTGTTTCCTCCATGCAGGGAAGTTCTCCATTTTCCTCTGAAGGCACCAACCCGCTAAACTCCATCAATCCATCCGATATTGAATCCATTGACATCCTTAAAGATGCTTCGGCGACGGCCATTTATGGTTCGCGAGGAGCAAATGGGGTCATCATCATTACCACTAAAAACAAAAGTGGTGGTGAGACGCTTACCTATGACACCTATGTGGGGGTATCCAATATCCGGAAAACCTTACCTGTGCTTTCGGCCGATCAATACCGTAACTATGCCGAAGAAAACGGGCTAAACTATCCCGACGAAGGCGCCAACACCTTTTGGCAAGATGAAATTTTCAGATCAGCAGTAAGCCAAAACCACAATGTAGCCTTTGGCGGTGGTTCTGCTGCCAGTACTTTCCGGGCTTCTCTCGGGTATACGGATCAGCAGGGAATCCTGCTTTCTTCAGGCTTAAAGAAGTATACCGCCCGCTTTAACGGCACCCATAAAGCCCTGGAAGGAAGACTGCGGCTCGGCATCAACATGACCTACGGCAAGACCGCTGAAGATAATACCCCCATTTCTTCCAACATCAACAACGAAGGCGGTAACATCCTAAAAGACGCCATCAGGTGGGCTCCCACCCTGCCTGTCACCAATCCAGATGGCTCCTATTACCAGATCGGTGAACTCCGTATCAACCCTGTTTCTTGGGTGGAAGTGGACGATGAAAGGAACACCAACTTGTTTTTAGGAAATGTAGATGTCGCTTTTGATATTATGGACGAACTTACCTTCCGCATGAACATAGGTCATAACGACCAATATGTGGAGCGGTTCACCAATATGCCGGCCACCCATCCCGCTGGGGAAACCGATGGTGGGCGGGCCTCTATCAATAAACTGAAAAATTACAGTTCCGTAATGGAGGCGACATTAACGTATAACAAGGATTTGGGCAATAACACCAACCTCAACCTACTGGGCGGATATTCCTTTCAGCGTTTTGTGACCGAATACACCTTTACAGAGGCCAATAACTTTGTTTCTTCCTCCGTCAAATGGAATTTGATCCAATCCGGGAACATCCTTTCCAACACCTCTTATAAGTCAGCCAATAGACTCGCATCGGTGTTTGGTCGTGCCAACCTGCGCTTAAAGGACCGGTATCTTTTTACCTTTACCCTCAGAAATGATGGTTCCAGCAGGTTTGGTGAAAACAACCGCTGGGGCTTGTTCCCTTCAGGAGCTTTTGCTTGGAATATTGCTGAAGAAGGGTTCATGAAGGCAAGTGCTTTTGATCAGTTAAAGCTGCGGATGGGCTATGGGGTGACTGGTAACCAGGAAATCCCGAATGACCTCTATCGACAGCAATTGGGCATTGCCGGATCAGCGGTGTATGTCCTCGGAGGAGAAGCCATTCCAAGTGTACTCCCCACCAATTACGCCAACCCCGACCTTCAGTGGGAACAGACCAACCAGCTGAACATAGGCCTGGATTTTGGTTTTTGGGAAAACCGTCTAACCGGTACCATCGATTATTATGAAAAGTACACCAATAACCTGCTGCTCCAGTTTTCTACCGCCGCCCCCTCCGTGGTCAATACCCAGTGGGCCAATGTCGGTGAGGTGGAAAACAAAGGTTTGGAGGTCTCGTTGAATGCGGATTTGATCATCGACCGTCCGTTTTCTTGGAACATGAATGTCAACTTTTCGCGCAACCGCAACGAAGTGACCTCTCTGTCAAACGAGCAATTTTCAAGAGATGAAATCAGGACCTCTCCCCTTTCCGGCGTGATCACGCCAAAGGATTTCTCCCAGATCATCAAACCCGGTTTGCCTTTAGGAACCTTCTATGGCCGCCAGTTCACTGGATTAGACGAAAACGGCATGGAAACGTACCTGGATGAGGATGGCGAAGATGGCGCTGACTTAGTGGTCATTGGCAATGCCAATCCTGACTTTATCTACGGAATGACCCATCGCTTTATGTGGAATAACTTTGATGCTTCACTGACCCTCCGTGGCGTAGTGGGCAACGATGTCCTGAACAATACGGCGGCGGAATTTTCCTATACCAATTCCACTCCGGGTATTAACATTTTGGAGTCATCGCTTAGTTCTGGGGTGAGTCGGGATCAAACGGCCCAATTCTCCTCCAGGTGGCTGGAAGATGGCAGCTATTTAAGGCTGGACAATATTAACATCGGTTACAATTTTGACGTCTCTGAGCTAGGCTTTCTGAAAAGAGCCAGACTGTACGTTACCGGCCAGAACCTATTTGTCCTTACTGGATACAGCGGCTATGACCCTGAAGTAAGGACCAATACAAACGGTGGCGGCAATGCTGCCATTGGCATCGATTACTTGGCCTATCCACGGCCCCGTGTGTTTATGTTGGGAGGAAGCTTTTCCTTCTGA
- a CDS encoding GNAT family N-acetyltransferase — MQLRKAKPTDQEAIVALLKCSLGETLLPKSVKLWQWKHVDNPFGKSPVLVAESGGEIVGVRAFMPWRFAREGQSVKALRAVDTAIHPSFQGKGIFKKLTLELLHECMEDDFQFIFNTPNPQSLPGYLKMGWQKRGRLPLRLAVVRPLEMFLGKGRSPKQEVALQEWPKDVFNTVSENLAPEGLMTALSDEYLLWRYAQNPLFRYGWFSDGESYLCIFRVKAHQRFSEFRICELLPLGNEMAYNIPEFNKQLKKQVGQYGASLISISGESKVPLQSFGMYRFFKAPKGPMVTLRNLGREQQAIERLFDPTGLAFSLGDLELF; from the coding sequence ATGCAGTTGAGAAAAGCAAAACCAACCGATCAGGAAGCCATCGTTGCTTTGCTGAAATGTTCGCTGGGAGAAACCCTTTTGCCTAAGAGTGTGAAGTTATGGCAGTGGAAACACGTAGACAATCCTTTCGGGAAGTCACCGGTGTTGGTGGCAGAATCGGGAGGAGAAATTGTCGGTGTGCGGGCGTTTATGCCTTGGCGTTTTGCCCGTGAGGGGCAATCGGTCAAGGCACTGAGGGCGGTGGACACAGCGATTCATCCCAGCTTTCAGGGCAAGGGTATTTTCAAAAAACTCACCCTTGAGCTGCTCCACGAATGCATGGAAGATGACTTCCAGTTTATCTTTAATACCCCAAATCCCCAAAGCCTGCCCGGTTACCTGAAAATGGGCTGGCAGAAGCGGGGTAGGCTGCCGCTCAGGTTGGCTGTGGTGAGGCCGCTGGAGATGTTTTTGGGAAAGGGGAGAAGTCCTAAACAGGAGGTTGCCCTCCAAGAGTGGCCCAAGGACGTATTTAACACTGTTTCAGAAAACCTGGCACCGGAAGGATTGATGACAGCATTGTCAGATGAATATTTGCTTTGGCGGTATGCGCAGAATCCACTGTTTCGGTACGGATGGTTTTCGGACGGTGAAAGTTACCTGTGCATTTTTAGGGTGAAGGCCCATCAGCGGTTTAGCGAATTTAGGATATGCGAACTGCTGCCATTGGGCAATGAGATGGCGTACAATATCCCGGAATTTAACAAACAGTTGAAAAAGCAGGTAGGCCAATATGGGGCCTCACTCATTTCCATTTCGGGAGAGTCCAAGGTGCCCCTGCAGTCCTTTGGAATGTATCGATTTTTTAAAGCCCCCAAAGGCCCTATGGTAACCCTTCGTAATCTTGGAAGGGAACAGCAGGCTATTGAGCGCTTATTTGATCCAACAGGATTGGCGTTCAGCTTAGGGGATTTAGAGCTTTTTTAA